From Cydia fagiglandana chromosome 6, ilCydFagi1.1, whole genome shotgun sequence, the proteins below share one genomic window:
- the LOC134665571 gene encoding uncharacterized protein LOC134665571 — MTPPVGPRTMSGSNVRRRNHVMLSERHILSEFLRLYKTFPCLWDQKHMHYANREARDTAYEELLEKYKLYHENGTVVDVKKKIEHMRCAYRRERKKVLMSKFRGGHYKPHLWYYHLLTFLHEEQEQDEDNDNEQPDFKNESTFDDSYQETPFTVDSDEEETKPKRPKRTHNSSNNTYVEHLQNEEEYLEPEILEQDQEHVGLPHSYIIDNEAEAFGRTIGFQLKELNHMQRILAEKLISDVIFQARLDKLTVDTTIASDD, encoded by the exons ATGACGCCGCCAGTTGGTCCCCGCACCATGTCCGGGTCGAACGTGCGCCGTCGGAATCACGTCATGCTCAGCGAAAGACACATTCTCTCAGAATTCCTAAGATTATACAAAACATTCCCATGCCTTTGGGACCAAAAGCACATGCACTACGCCAATAGAGAAGCACGCGATACGGCGTACGAAGAGCTCTTAGAGAAGTATAAGTTGTACCACGAAAATGGCACGGTGGTTGATGTTAAGAAGAAAATTGAACATATGCGGTGTGCATACCGACGCGAGCGTAAAAAG GTGCTTATGAGTAAATTTCGTGGGGGCCATTACAAACCACATCTCTGGTACTACCACCTTTTGACATTCCTACACGAGGAGCAAGAGCAAGACGAAGACAATGACAATGAACAACCGGATTTCAAAAACGAATCTACGTTCGATGATAGTTATCAG GAAACACCATTTACTGTAGACTCCGATGAAGAGGAAACTAAACCGAAACGACCGAAAAGAACGCACAATTCTTCCAACAACACGTATGTAGAACACCTTCAGAACGAAGAAGAATACTTGGAACCAGAAATACTGGAACAGGACCAGGAACACGTGGGACTACCTCATTCCTACATCATCGATAACGAGGCAGAGGCGTTCGGACGAACCATTGGTTTCCAACTCAAGGAGCTAAACCACATGCAGAGAATTTTAGCAGAGAAACTAATTTCGGACGTCATATTTCAAGCTAGACTGGACAAATTAACTGTTGATACTACAATAGCCTCTGATGATTAA